Within the Catalinimonas niigatensis genome, the region AGGCATACTGGAATGGATACTGAATGCCAAGAGGCCGGAAACCCGACAAAAGCGCATTGAGGAAACCTTAGCTCAGGCAGCACGAAACATCAGAGCCAATCAGTATAGGCAGTAGTAAGTTTAAGAGAAATATAAAAATGAACTATGATTTATTTATCTTGTATGTTCATTAAAATTTAAGCGATAAGTTAGGCAAACATGGTAAAAGATTGTAAGTATATTGTAGTAAGAGAAAAGTAAATGAACTAGAGCATGAGTGTAATTAATGTGAATATACCGGATCATCTTCAAATCAATGATTTTGAGATAAAGATGATTATTGCTTCCAGGTTGTTTGAAGAAGGAAAACTATCTTCAGGACAGGCGGCTGAAATTGTAGGATTATCAAAAAGAGCATTTTTGGAATTGGTGGGCAAGTATGGTGTTTCGGTATTTGCTTATACCTATGAAGAGTTAGATGAAGATTTGAAAAATGTCTAATCAGATTATTATTGCTGATACAAGTTGTCTGATTGGTTTGAAGAACATCAACCAAATAGGTTTACTCAAACAACTTTATGATAAGATTACAATTACCAATGAGATAAGAGATGAATTTAGTGAAGTACTGCCCGAATGGATTGTTGTAGAAAATGTGACTGACAGGGTCAGGCTGTCCATACTTGAGTTGGAATTGGATAAAGGTGAAGCTAGTGCAATCGCATTGGCTCTTGAAAATAGTAACAGCTTACTGATTATAGATGAAGGTAAAGGGCGAAGAGTAGCTGCCAGATTAGGAATAAAAAAGATAGGAACTTTAGGCGTATTCATACAAGCAAAAGAGAAAGGTATAGTCACTCAAATTGAACCTTTGATCCGTAATTTGAAAAAGGTAGATTTTAGAATATCTGATAAGCTTGTCGAGGGTATTTTGAAAAGAGTAGGAGAAAGATAGGTATATACAGGAGATTTGTTCAATGCCTATCAGACCCTTTCTGGAATTTCAAACTATTAGATGTTCTCACCACACTATTCCGAAATTAATCATGTAGCTCTAAAAGTCGTATAAGGATCAGCAATTGTCCGGTATGGTAAGAAGTATGTTCTATCACCAGCAGGGCTTCGCGCAGCAAAGTCTGCCCGGAACCGTGGGGAAAAGGAGTAAAAAGATCATTGTTGGTATCCAAAATAAGATCGCAAAGCTGCTGCCTTTCCTCAAAATAGTCCTCTATCAATTGTTTCCATTCCTGCTCATCAAGAGGTGCCTGCTGTTCAGGCCAGTAGCCCTCCGGCCATTCGGGCGACTCATAGTCCGGGTTGCGGAAAAATTCCAGAATATCGTGCTGGGCCAGCCGGATATGGTAAAACTGCTGATACAATGAATAAGGCAGTCCATGAGGTTTGATGCCCAGTTGATTGAAAGGAATCTCTTTGAGCATATGCTTGAGCGGCATGTAGGCTTGCCCGCCTTGCAAGTGCTTGACTACTTGCTCCCGTAATTGTATATCGGATTGTGTATTCATGTAATGCTTACTTTTGAAGATGTATACTCAAAACGTGAAACAGTCGGGGGAGTTTGGCAATCTATGGTTTTTTTGTATACACATTCAAGGCAGGGCTTTTCCCGCAACACTATTTTTAGAATAATGCTTAGCGCTGCTCATCTCTCTTGAAAATCCTTTTATATTGGATGTAGTAAAGTAAACGATTATGCAACTCAGCTCTTTTCTTTCATTAAGCCTCTGTTTATTGCTACTATCAGGACAGCTTTCCCGGGCACAATCTTCTGAGGCTAAAGTCATCATTAAAGACACCACGCATTTCAGTGAGGTGTTTGATGAAAGTCGTCACTATAGATTGATCCTGCCACCCGATTACTACGAACATCCCAATCGTAAATATCCGGTGATCTATTTCTTTCATGGCTACGGAGGGCGCTATAACGGTCCGGCGGATGGAGAACGCTCTGTTTCGGCGGAAGCCCGCTATTATGACGAGTTTAATGGCAACATTGCTCGTACCGGCCCTGACTCTCTGGATAATTTTGCGGCTTATGTAAGTAAACATGATGTGATTGTCGCCAAATGGGATGGCTATGTAGCCAATCAGTATCCACGCCCTTATGACATTGGCCCGGTCAAAGAAGACAAACAATTTATTGACTATTTTCCTGAATTTGTACGCTATGTGGATGCGCACTACCGTACCATTCCCAGCCGTGAAGGCAGGGCGGTATCAGGTTTGAGTATGGGAGGCTTTATGTCTATGTTTGTAGCTTCCAAGTATCCTCACCTTATCAGCAGTGCTTCTTTCTTTTGCCCTTCTTCCGCTTTTATCATCGGCCCCAAAGCCTTACAGGCTTATACCTCTTTTGAAGAGATGGGAAAGAATTATGTTGGCCTGCCCATCAGAATGCATATTGGCGCTAAAGATTTCCTGCGGCAGCATGACCTTGGTCTGGATCAGGCATTCAAGACCCTGGAGTTGTATTACGAAAGCTGGCATTACGGTGTCAATTATTTCAATGGATTTCACAATACGGTCAACATTGAAGGGCAATTTGATTTTCATATGAAAAACTTCCGCCGACCCATACCTAAGCCGGAACAGTGGTATCACATTGATGTGTATCCGAATTTTGAGGTGTGGAATTATGTGCTTAAAAGTAATCGCACAAGTGTAGGTTATACACTGCTGGAAGCAGTAAGCCAAGAAGGCTTTAAAGTGCAAACGAAGCAGTGGCTGCCTGATGGGCCTGCTGTTCCTAGCCTCAGCTTTGAACTTACCACAGATGGTTTGTATGCTCCCAATACGATTTATCAGGTGATGAGACTGGATGTTCCGAAACAAAAAATAAGTAAGCAGGAAGTACAAACAGATGCTGAAGGAAGATTGCGTCTGCAATGGCAGGGTGACCAAACCGATATAGGCATTTACCAGCAGGGCGACTCCGGCTATATCTCTATGGCGAACTACAACTTAGACACGGATATGCCGACCGCCTGGAAAGAAATCAGGCTCACGCCCCTGCTTTGGAACAAGGGAGGTAAAGCTGTGGATTCCATTCAGGCAGAACTAATCGCTCAGGATGAAGACATTGAAGTGTTGAGCAGTCAGCAAACGATTGGAAACATAGCACGGGGAGCCCTGTATCAGCAAACTTCCTTTAGTCTCCGTTCCAGAAATCCGAAACTAGACAGGGCAAAGCTCAAATTGGTATTGCAGTATGCCGACAAGAAAGAGCAGTTTCTGCTGGAAGTGCCTTTCTACACGCCTGAAGCGGAACTGGAAAATTTTGCCATTGCGGATGGTGGCAGGTTCTCCTTAGAAGTGGAAGGAAATACTCTGCTGGGCAAAGGAAACGCTGATGGCAAAGCCAATCCGGGAGAATGGATCAGCATACTGGCTCAATCTGATCTTGATACCACTTATTGGTACGGACTTAAACTTTTTACCACTGACCCTTATGTAGACTGGCAGAACAGAAAATTGAAATACTTCTCCAGAAATGACTGGTCGGGTACCCAGCGGCCTGCTTCAGAACTGTACATCAGCCCTGACTGCCCTGATGGCCATAAGATTACACTTTATGGTATTTATGATTTTCCCAAGGCAGGAAACATCCCACGCGATAATCAGGGAGCGCTTTCTTTCATCCATGAGACCAGACGTGTTTCTTTTACAGTAGAAGTCAGAAAATAAGGAGAGCGCTTAGTTTGTATGGGATATGAGAAATGAAGTATCTATATTGAAATTCGGACCACCAATGAATCAGCATAACAAAAAATTTAAAAGCAGGAGATGATGAAAAAATACGGACTGCACGGAAAACTGAAAGCAAAAGAAGGACAAGGCGATGCTCTGGCGGAGATTCTGGTACAAGCATCAGCATTAGTAATTCATGCCAAAGGTTGTCATCTGTACATGGTGAGCCGAGATCCTCAGGAAAAAGAAAGTGTCTGGGTCACAGAAGTGTGGGATAACAAAGCAGATCATGATCAATCGCTAAATGTGGAAGGAGTAAGAGCGCTTATCTCCAAGGCAATGCCTTTGCTGGACGGGCAACCGGAAAAAGGGTTGGAATTGGAAGTCATTGGTGGAATTTGAACTCATAAAAGTTAAGAAAGTAAGCCAAAGCAGGAGCCTTATGCAGAGACAAATACGTCTACTCTGTAAAATGCAATAGCTTTTAACCAGATTTTCTTGCAACTCTTAGGCAGCTTATGGGGTTATAATTTAACATGAACTTCCTGGCACACTTCTATCTTTCTGACCTGAATGAATCACTAATCGTTGGCAATTTCCTGGGAGATTTTGTGAAAGGTAATAAGTATGAAAACTTTTCGCCGGAGATCGCCAGAGGCATTCAGCTGCATCGTGAAATAGATTCTTTTACCGATCAGCACCCCTATCACTTACAGAGTAAACATCGGCTTGACGACAAATATGGTCACTATGCCGGAGTAGCCATTGATATGTTTTATGATCATTTGCTGGCCATTCAGTGGGCCTCTTATTCTGACATTCCTTTATCAGATTTCACTCAGTTTATCTATCAGACTCTGGAAGTTCATGCCAACAATTTTCCTCCCTCTGCCCGGCAGGTGCTGACCTACATGGTCAAGCATGACTGGCTGCTGCACTATCAGGAAATGGCAGGAATAGAACAGGCTTTGACAGGTATCAGTCACAGGGCGCGCTACCAATCAAATCTGGAGCAAGCCCCGCTTGACTTACAAAAGCATTTTTCACAATTTAAGCAGGACTTCTCAGCATTTTTTCCGGAACTGAATGCACATGTGAAGCAATACCTGGCTTTCTAGGACATAGGGCTATTTTATATGCTTCACAGAAAGAGCTGTAAACCTGTGAGACAGTGCATTCGCTAACTTATAACTTTCAACCCTGAACAAATTTTTTAAATATGAAAGTAGCTTTTTTTAGTACCAAAGCCTATGACAAGGAATTTATGAATCGTGTTAACAAGCAGCATGAACATAAACTCACCTATTTTGACACAAGCCTGGAAGTTTCTACCGCTATTCTGGCCCATGATTATGAAGCAGTTTGCATCTTTGTGAATGACAAAGCAAACAAGGGCACGCTCCAAAAATTACATCAGCAAGGTATCCGACTGATTGCTTTACGTTGTGCAGGCTTTAATAATGTGGATCTAAAGGCTGCTGAAGAACTGGGGATCAAAGTAGTAAGGGTGCCAGCTTATTCACCTTATGCAGTGGCTGAACATGCACTAGCGATGATTCTGACCCTCAACCGTAAGACACACATTGCTTACGACCGTGTACGCAATGGTAATTTTTCCCTGGACCGTCTGATGGGTTTTGATATGAGAGGCAAAACGGTAGGTGTAATTGGTACGGGTAAGATCGGACAGATCTTTGCCAGTATTATGCACGGTATAGGTTGCCATGTAATAGCCTTTGACCCTTATCCTGATCAGGAATTTGAACAGGAAGGCAGGGTAAAATACGTGCCTTTGGATGAAATTTGGAAAGCATCGGATATCCTTTCTCTGCATTGCCCACTGACGCCGGATTCACACTATATGATCAATGAGGAAGCCATTGATAAAATGAAAGACAAGGTCATGCTGATCAATACCAGTCGGGGAGGATTGGTAGACACCAAAGCAGTGATCAAAGCGCTGAAGTATGGCAAAATCGGCTATCTGGGGCTGGATGTGTATGAACAGGAAGAAAACCTCTTTTTTCAGGACTTGTCCGGTCATATCATTCAGGATGATGATATTTCCCGGCTGATGACCTTTCCTAATGTATTGATTACCTCTCACCAGGCATTCTTTACTGAAAATGCCATGACCAACATTGCAGAGACTACGCTACAAAATATCAGTGATTTTGAAGAAGGTAAAGATTTAAAGAACGAAGTAAAAATATCCTGAAGTGTACATCTTTATATCCGGCAGGCTACCGGACTTTGTTCAGTTGTTGGCTAAGGCTGTCTGCCAGTTGTGGGCTGAGTAAAGCTTTAATGTGCACATGTGCCACTCCATCATCAAGAAAGCCTAAGGAATCGGCAGCACTGCGCGATACATCCAGCACACGGCTTCTGTGATAAGGTCCGCGGTCATTGACTCTAAGCCGGATCTGCCGTTGATTCCTTGGATTGACTACCAGAATTACAGTGCCTAAAGGCAGATACCGATGTGCTGCTGTAAGGCTGTCCGGATGGTAAGCTTCTCCGCTGGCAGTAGGCTTCCCGTTAAGTACATTGGCATAATAAGAAGCTTTTCCTTCCTGACTGAAATTATATTTCTCTACAAAAGGCTGGCAAGCCTGTATGATGGCGTATCCCAGGAGAAAAGAGACATGGATGAGCTTGAGCATATCCCAATATTAGACAATCAGGCACAAAAAAACCGCCCGAAGGCGGCTTAAAGGGTACATATCGTTTTCTGGAATCAGCGTTTGATGCCGGTGTTACGCCCCATTTCTTCTACTGCGTTTCTTTCTGTCTGTAATTCTCTTCTGAGGCGACGCTCTTTCTCCAGTGAAGTACGGCGCAGTTCTTCCATTTCTTCCTGCAACTGCATAAAGTTCATTTGAGTGCGTTGCGTTACATTACGGCTACGCTTAAACTGGTAAATAGCTCCTGCCAATAAAACCAGCAATATGGCGGTGGTAATCCAGAAGGCTCCTACAAACTTATCTTTGGGGATATCCAGGCCCAGCACAGAAATATGGGTGGCAGCATGCTCGCTGGCCTCTACAATAGATTGTTGCTCATCAATCTTCTGCGTTAGATTGGTTACTTCCTGGTTCAAAGATTCTACCTTATTCTGAGTGGCCGCTAGTTCTTCTTTGGAAGCTGCCATACGATCCTGCACATTTGCCCAGATGCTATTGAGATCCTGCAGGTTCACTACTTTGTATTCCCTGCCGGAACTTGATTTGACAGAATTGGAAGACTCTAATAGTTCATTAAATTGTCCATCTAAAGTACTGGAGGTTTCCTGCGCAAATCCAGTCGTTAATGCCAGGCACAATGCCGATCCCAGTAATAACATTCGGTTGATAGTTCTCATAACACCTCTACAATTTTTTTACTTAATGCTTTTTATTATTAAATATCTTGCTCTTACTTGATTCTTTAATTCAGTATCAAACATCAAAAATAAGGCTTTAATACTTACAACTGTCAATATCCTAAAATAATTGCAAGTTAAATGACGTATAATAACTACTATAAATTACAAAAACTTACATTTTGATAAGAAAAGAGCTTTCTACTCACTTCAAATGAAGTTAAAAAAAATTTATATAGTCAATGAGTTTACAAATTTTGCAAAAAAAAACCTTAAGATTCAGGTTTTCCTCTCTTAAGTTTTATCAATTTAGTAAAAAAAAATTCATTAAGGTAATTTTCAGTATAAATACTTAAGCATGGATGTCCATCTTCTGAAAATCTGCCAGTCCTAAACCTACAAAAATAAAGCAATAAATCAGGCTGTATATTTCTACAATACTCATCGTCTTTGCAAGATACATTTCTTGCAGATACAGCAAAGGGTAACTGTAAGGCAAATAAATAACGTGCTTCCACCCTTCCACCAATAGGCTTGACAACACAAAGCCGATCACTCCTACCCCCAGGGCTACAATAAAACTACGAAAGCGCATACTTATCCAAAACTGCAAAGTCAGCATTCCTCCTACTGATAATAAAGTTTTGAAACCCAATTTAAACAGAAATGATAAATCAGGAAAGGTCTCTAGTAAGTGTAATTCTGGTCTTAACATACCGAGCAGTACTCCTGAAAGCAGGAGCATCACCATAAAAAACAGATGAGAAACTGCAATCAGCAGATAGGTGAAGAGTAATTTGGAGAGATAAAGATGACTGCGCGATACGGTAGAAATGAGCAGATGCTTCCACATGCTGTTCCGATATTCTATAAAACACACCAGTGCTGCCATAATAATAGCAAACAGGGGAAGCAACATAAAAGCGGTTCCCTCATAATATACCATATAAAAGTGCTGCCAGGGATCTTCATCCGCAGCAGGCACAAAGTTTTCTGTTCCGAAGAGCAGCATGAAAAAGAAAGCCAGCATGATGCCCGCAGTACCTATCAGGGATAACCATACAGCCAGTGAGTTTTTTGCTTTTAGGATTTCCGCTTGCAGGCTGAGCTTAAGTTTCCTCATTGGCTGATTTTTCTAATTGCGTAAAGTGGAGGTACAGGTCTTCTAAGTTTACATCAGGTTGGCGTATCTGAAAGATGCTGATGGCGTTAGCTCTGAGCAAATCTATCAATCCGGCAATCTGTTCCTTTGTTTGCAGGTGTACCAGCAATTTTTCACCTTCACTCTCCACCTGAAATGAGGACTGCTGCAGAAGATAAACGGCTTTTTGTGTTTGGTCAGTTTCTATCCAAAGCGGATGAGAGGAGTGCTTCTCCTGATGCAAAGCCTTGAGTGTTCCCTGGTACAGCAACTTTCCCTGATGGAGTATACCTATATGATCGCAGCTTAGCTCCACTTCATGCAGCAGGTGGCTGGAAAGCAGTAGTGTTTTGCCTTCCTCCTGATGTAAATGCTGAATGAGCTTACGTATCGCCACAATTCCTTCCGGGTCCAGCCCATTGACCGGTTCATCCAGTATCAAAAGTTGAGGATCAGGTAAGAGTGCCAGCGCAATGCCCAGCCGCTGTTTCATCCCGGTAGAGAAGGTACCTACTTTTTGCCGCACATTGGATGAAAGTCCCACCATGTCAAGCACTTCGGCAATCCTTTTAGATTGAAGATTACGGTAAAGCACACTGATCATTAAATTATCCTGCGCACTAAGATGAGTGTACAGTGGAGGATCTTCTACCAAAGCCCCAATTTCATCAAAAACCTTACTTTCTCTTTGTTGAAGCTCCTGTTCAAATAGAAATACCTTACCCTGCTGTGCTTTGAGAAGACCTAGAATTAGTTTCATAATGGTAGACTTTCCTGCTCCATTCCGGCCTAATAATCCAAAACAACTGCCTTCTGGTATAAATAAAGACAAGTCATGGATGTTGGTCTGGTTGCCATAATTGAAAATAAGATTGTCTGTTCTGATCGCTAATGACATAGATAGAAATTAGATCGAATATTCGCTAAGGCATCAACAAAATGGAGAAATAAAAGTTAATATGATAAGCTAAAATATACATAGTATTATCGGAGATATAAAGACTGGTATCTTTGCTAAATAAGCATAGGTTGAGCTTAGTGGTATTTTTATCATTTTCTGTTTATTAAAAACACATATTTTTATTGAGCTGTGTAATTCCACTATTCACCAACTTTATCATTAAACTTTAATTGTTTTTTTATTCATAATCCACCCTTATCATCATGAGTGTGAATGAAATTGATCATGAGTCCGAGGAGCCCAATGGCCGTGGACAGCAATTAGAAACCATCAAAAATCAGATAGAAGAAGATGGTGGTTTGGCTACCAAAATTATTGAAAGTCTGCCTATTGGTGTTTGCCTGATGGATGAAGAAGGCTATTTCAAAAAAGTGAATGAGACCTATTGCAAGCTCTATGGCTATCAAAAAGAAGAAATGCTGGGGCAACATTTTACATTGGTGGTACCCGACCGTTACAAAAGTAAAATGGATCTCCTGCACAGAGAATTTATAGAGAATCACTATGAGATGAAGGGCGAATGGGTAGTGCAGAGGAAAGACGGTCAGGAGTTTACCATCCTGGTCAATACGGCACATATACAGGACGGTGCTACACATGCCAGGCACAACATGACTTTTGCAGTAGATATTTCGGAGATCAAAGACTCTACCCAGCAGTTGGAATCTACCATAGAAGTACTCAATAAAAAACTGGACGCTCAGGAATTGGCATCTTATATCTCTAACCATGACATCAGGAACAATCTGACTTCCATTGTACAGATTGCTGATATATTAAAAGACACCAATCCTACTGAAGAACAAAAAAAATGGATTGATGTGCTTCATGATTTGGGGCAGCGTACGCTGTATATGCTCAAGATGTCGGCAGATTATCTTAAAATGGAGCGCGGAAAATATACACCTAACATACAGAAGTTTGACCTGCTTCAAATGCTAAGTGAGCAGACGTCTGCCTTGAGTAGAATCGGCAGAAATAAGCGTATCAGTATATATATCAGCCTGAATGACCAGCCTGTAAGAGATGAGAGCGAACAGCTATTCATTTATGCAGATGAACTTTATCTGGAACGGATGTTAAACAATCTTATCCTGAATGCCATTGAAGCTTCACCTCCAGACGAAAGTGTAAAAGTGGACGTGCAACAGACAGAAGAAATTCAGGTTATTATTCAAAACAAAGGTGCTGTACCGGAAGAAATCCGCGATCACTTTTTTGACAAATTCGCTACCTCTGACAAAAGAGACGGTACAGGACTGGGCACTTACATTGCCAAACTGGTAGTAGAACTACACAAAGGAAAAATTGACTATAGCACTTCTGAGGAAGAAGGAACGACAGTCAGGATAAGCCTGCCTGCTAAAGTTAAAGGAAACTAAACTTAGTTTATTTTAGGTGCTTATGGTTTTCCTGAGCAGCCTGGTTTTTACTTTTATTTTTGTAGATGCATTCTCCCCCATTTGTGGCTTTTTGTGATGACCCAGCCTAAGCGCTTTGCCTGATGTTTTCCAAGAAAAGATTGGAAACTAACATTGATCATATTTTACACTGACCAGCATCATATTCTTTTAGAACCACCGGTGGTATATTAGCCATCAACCAAAAAAGATAATGATGAAAACCATTATAGCAACCACTGATTACAGCAGCGATGCCTATTATGCCGTACACTATGCTGCCCGGCTTGCTGCCTGTTTTAATGCTCAACTGCTGTTGTTCAATGCCTTTCAGCTCTCCGTCCATGCTGCTAATACCCTGCTCTCTCCTTCCACTGTAGACAAGATGATGCACAATAATGAAACTCGCCTGGCTAAGTTGGGTAGAGAATTGTCAGAAACCTATCATATTGAAGTTAAATACACTACTTATACCTCTTTAGTGGAAGAGGAAATAGAAATACTGGTAAAGCAGTATGATGCTGACCTTGTAGTTATAGGTATGCAGAATGAGCTTGCCGAAAATAAAATTCTGGGCAATACCACCACTTCCGTGATCAGAAGGGCTAATTATCCTGTGCTGGTGGTGCCTTTTGGAGCAGAGTTCAATACTATTAAGAAAATCCTGTTTGCAAGAGATGAAAAGGCTCTTCATGAAGGAGATAAACACATGAAATTGCTTAAGGAGATGGCCGACCTATTAAAAGCAGAAGTTGAAGTTTTTCATGTGGAGAAAATGCCGGTGGAGCACTCTGATAAACGCAGGAAAGAAGTACAGAAAGATGAATTAGAGCAGATATTAGCGCGTGCACCTCATACTTACAAAATGGCTAATGCCGATAACATTGCCGAAAGTATTGTTGAGGAAATGAAGTCTTACAAACCTGATCTACTGGTGATGGTACCCCATGTAGGCTCTTTTCTGGATCATCTGCTCAAAAGAAGCATGACCCGCAAAATGGTGATGGAAACCAAAGTCCCTTTGCTGGCTCTACCTGATATGAACACAACTGTGATGATCTAGAAAGTCCGGTGGCTTAGGCCAGACTTGTGATTTCTGCAATTTATCAATGACATCTGCTCTCTAGGTTTCAAAGAGGCAAGTCAATCTTCGTTTCTTCCAAAAATGTAGTGAAATCCCCAGGAACCTCTGAGAATATT harbors:
- a CDS encoding UPF0175 family protein; its protein translation is MSVINVNIPDHLQINDFEIKMIIASRLFEEGKLSSGQAAEIVGLSKRAFLELVGKYGVSVFAYTYEELDEDLKNV
- a CDS encoding DUF3368 domain-containing protein, yielding MSNQIIIADTSCLIGLKNINQIGLLKQLYDKITITNEIRDEFSEVLPEWIVVENVTDRVRLSILELELDKGEASAIALALENSNSLLIIDEGKGRRVAARLGIKKIGTLGVFIQAKEKGIVTQIEPLIRNLKKVDFRISDKLVEGILKRVGER
- a CDS encoding DinB family protein encodes the protein MNTQSDIQLREQVVKHLQGGQAYMPLKHMLKEIPFNQLGIKPHGLPYSLYQQFYHIRLAQHDILEFFRNPDYESPEWPEGYWPEQQAPLDEQEWKQLIEDYFEERQQLCDLILDTNNDLFTPFPHGSGQTLLREALLVIEHTSYHTGQLLILIRLLELHD
- a CDS encoding alpha/beta hydrolase, which gives rise to MQLSSFLSLSLCLLLLSGQLSRAQSSEAKVIIKDTTHFSEVFDESRHYRLILPPDYYEHPNRKYPVIYFFHGYGGRYNGPADGERSVSAEARYYDEFNGNIARTGPDSLDNFAAYVSKHDVIVAKWDGYVANQYPRPYDIGPVKEDKQFIDYFPEFVRYVDAHYRTIPSREGRAVSGLSMGGFMSMFVASKYPHLISSASFFCPSSAFIIGPKALQAYTSFEEMGKNYVGLPIRMHIGAKDFLRQHDLGLDQAFKTLELYYESWHYGVNYFNGFHNTVNIEGQFDFHMKNFRRPIPKPEQWYHIDVYPNFEVWNYVLKSNRTSVGYTLLEAVSQEGFKVQTKQWLPDGPAVPSLSFELTTDGLYAPNTIYQVMRLDVPKQKISKQEVQTDAEGRLRLQWQGDQTDIGIYQQGDSGYISMANYNLDTDMPTAWKEIRLTPLLWNKGGKAVDSIQAELIAQDEDIEVLSSQQTIGNIARGALYQQTSFSLRSRNPKLDRAKLKLVLQYADKKEQFLLEVPFYTPEAELENFAIADGGRFSLEVEGNTLLGKGNADGKANPGEWISILAQSDLDTTYWYGLKLFTTDPYVDWQNRKLKYFSRNDWSGTQRPASELYISPDCPDGHKITLYGIYDFPKAGNIPRDNQGALSFIHETRRVSFTVEVRK
- a CDS encoding putative quinol monooxygenase yields the protein MMKKYGLHGKLKAKEGQGDALAEILVQASALVIHAKGCHLYMVSRDPQEKESVWVTEVWDNKADHDQSLNVEGVRALISKAMPLLDGQPEKGLELEVIGGI
- a CDS encoding acyl carrier protein phosphodiesterase; the encoded protein is MNFLAHFYLSDLNESLIVGNFLGDFVKGNKYENFSPEIARGIQLHREIDSFTDQHPYHLQSKHRLDDKYGHYAGVAIDMFYDHLLAIQWASYSDIPLSDFTQFIYQTLEVHANNFPPSARQVLTYMVKHDWLLHYQEMAGIEQALTGISHRARYQSNLEQAPLDLQKHFSQFKQDFSAFFPELNAHVKQYLAF
- a CDS encoding 2-hydroxyacid dehydrogenase encodes the protein MKVAFFSTKAYDKEFMNRVNKQHEHKLTYFDTSLEVSTAILAHDYEAVCIFVNDKANKGTLQKLHQQGIRLIALRCAGFNNVDLKAAEELGIKVVRVPAYSPYAVAEHALAMILTLNRKTHIAYDRVRNGNFSLDRLMGFDMRGKTVGVIGTGKIGQIFASIMHGIGCHVIAFDPYPDQEFEQEGRVKYVPLDEIWKASDILSLHCPLTPDSHYMINEEAIDKMKDKVMLINTSRGGLVDTKAVIKALKYGKIGYLGLDVYEQEENLFFQDLSGHIIQDDDISRLMTFPNVLITSHQAFFTENAMTNIAETTLQNISDFEEGKDLKNEVKIS
- a CDS encoding septal ring lytic transglycosylase RlpA family protein — its product is MLKLIHVSFLLGYAIIQACQPFVEKYNFSQEGKASYYANVLNGKPTASGEAYHPDSLTAAHRYLPLGTVILVVNPRNQRQIRLRVNDRGPYHRSRVLDVSRSAADSLGFLDDGVAHVHIKALLSPQLADSLSQQLNKVR
- a CDS encoding ABC transporter permease, producing the protein MRKLKLSLQAEILKAKNSLAVWLSLIGTAGIMLAFFFMLLFGTENFVPAADEDPWQHFYMVYYEGTAFMLLPLFAIIMAALVCFIEYRNSMWKHLLISTVSRSHLYLSKLLFTYLLIAVSHLFFMVMLLLSGVLLGMLRPELHLLETFPDLSFLFKLGFKTLLSVGGMLTLQFWISMRFRSFIVALGVGVIGFVLSSLLVEGWKHVIYLPYSYPLLYLQEMYLAKTMSIVEIYSLIYCFIFVGLGLADFQKMDIHA
- a CDS encoding ATP-binding cassette domain-containing protein; amino-acid sequence: MSLAIRTDNLIFNYGNQTNIHDLSLFIPEGSCFGLLGRNGAGKSTIMKLILGLLKAQQGKVFLFEQELQQRESKVFDEIGALVEDPPLYTHLSAQDNLMISVLYRNLQSKRIAEVLDMVGLSSNVRQKVGTFSTGMKQRLGIALALLPDPQLLILDEPVNGLDPEGIVAIRKLIQHLHQEEGKTLLLSSHLLHEVELSCDHIGILHQGKLLYQGTLKALHQEKHSSHPLWIETDQTQKAVYLLQQSSFQVESEGEKLLVHLQTKEQIAGLIDLLRANAISIFQIRQPDVNLEDLYLHFTQLEKSANEET
- a CDS encoding sensor histidine kinase; this translates as MSVNEIDHESEEPNGRGQQLETIKNQIEEDGGLATKIIESLPIGVCLMDEEGYFKKVNETYCKLYGYQKEEMLGQHFTLVVPDRYKSKMDLLHREFIENHYEMKGEWVVQRKDGQEFTILVNTAHIQDGATHARHNMTFAVDISEIKDSTQQLESTIEVLNKKLDAQELASYISNHDIRNNLTSIVQIADILKDTNPTEEQKKWIDVLHDLGQRTLYMLKMSADYLKMERGKYTPNIQKFDLLQMLSEQTSALSRIGRNKRISIYISLNDQPVRDESEQLFIYADELYLERMLNNLILNAIEASPPDESVKVDVQQTEEIQVIIQNKGAVPEEIRDHFFDKFATSDKRDGTGLGTYIAKLVVELHKGKIDYSTSEEEGTTVRISLPAKVKGN
- a CDS encoding universal stress protein produces the protein MMKTIIATTDYSSDAYYAVHYAARLAACFNAQLLLFNAFQLSVHAANTLLSPSTVDKMMHNNETRLAKLGRELSETYHIEVKYTTYTSLVEEEIEILVKQYDADLVVIGMQNELAENKILGNTTTSVIRRANYPVLVVPFGAEFNTIKKILFARDEKALHEGDKHMKLLKEMADLLKAEVEVFHVEKMPVEHSDKRRKEVQKDELEQILARAPHTYKMANADNIAESIVEEMKSYKPDLLVMVPHVGSFLDHLLKRSMTRKMVMETKVPLLALPDMNTTVMI